Proteins encoded together in one Bacilli bacterium window:
- a CDS encoding flavin reductase family protein, giving the protein MDAKAKKVALRGISYGLYVVGTKDENGVNGFAGNWLTQTSFEPPLVAVAVKAGNRSQQQIANTGVFSVNILESGQKDMATAFFRSVEPEGNKLAGYEFYTEETGCPIFKDALRFFECKVVEKVEKGDHFIYIGEVVNAGVLREGEPLTLKETGFFYGG; this is encoded by the coding sequence ATGGATGCCAAAGCCAAAAAAGTCGCTTTGCGCGGTATTTCATACGGCCTTTATGTAGTCGGAACCAAAGACGAAAACGGCGTAAACGGGTTTGCGGGAAACTGGCTGACGCAAACTTCGTTCGAGCCGCCTTTGGTGGCCGTAGCGGTCAAAGCCGGCAATCGCTCGCAACAACAAATAGCAAACACCGGAGTTTTCAGCGTGAATATTTTGGAGTCGGGTCAAAAAGATATGGCGACCGCCTTTTTCCGTTCCGTTGAACCGGAGGGCAACAAGTTGGCCGGTTATGAATTTTACACGGAAGAAACGGGTTGTCCGATTTTTAAGGATGCGCTCCGCTTTTTCGAATGCAAAGTCGTGGAAAAGGTGGAAAAGGGCGATCACTTTATTTACATTGGCGAGGTAGTGAACGCCGGCGTCCTGCGCGAAGGCGAACCGCTGACGTTGAAAGAGACGGGATTTTTTTACGGCGGATAA